The Paenibacillus uliginis N3/975 genome has a window encoding:
- the gyrB gene encoding DNA topoisomerase (ATP-hydrolyzing) subunit B: MSMNQPAYDENQIQVLEGLEAVRKRPGMYIGSTSAKGLHHLVWEVVDNSIDEAMAGICDHIEIVVHQDNSVTVVDNGRGIPVGENAKLKKSTLEVVMTVLHAGGKFGGGGYKVSGGLHGVGVSVVNALSSKVVVQVRRDGQIYQQEYQRGVPQYDIKVVGETDDHGTTVTFLPDPEIFTETTEYDYNTLLTRVRELAFLNKGIALTLTDERTGASNYFKYEGGIIEYVKYLNEKKEALHEEPIYVEGSRDSIQVEVSLQYNDSYTENIYSFANNINTHEGGTHESGFKSALTRIINDYARKTGMIKDNSSNLTGDDVREGLTAIISVKIPEPQFEGQTKTKLGNSEVRGIVESLFAEKLQEFLQENPSVSRRILEKGLSASRAREAARKAREMTRRKSALEVSALPGKLADCSSKDASISELYIVEGDSAGGSAKQGRDRHFQAILPLRGKILNVEKARLDRILSNAEIRAIITALGTSIGDDFDLSKARYHKVIIMTDADVDGAHIRTLLLTFFYRYMRKIVEAGFVYIAQPPLFKVERNKVIRYAGTEKERDEIIKEFGENAKFNVQRYKGLGEMNASQLWETTMDPESRTMLQVTIEDAILADSIFDTLMGDNVEPRRDFIQEHAKLVRNLDV, from the coding sequence ATGTCTATGAATCAACCAGCTTATGATGAGAATCAGATTCAGGTACTGGAAGGATTGGAAGCGGTACGGAAGCGTCCGGGTATGTACATCGGATCCACTAGTGCGAAGGGTTTGCATCATTTGGTGTGGGAAGTGGTGGACAATAGTATCGATGAAGCAATGGCGGGAATATGCGACCATATTGAAATCGTTGTGCATCAGGATAACAGTGTAACGGTTGTCGATAACGGGCGGGGGATTCCGGTCGGTGAAAACGCGAAACTGAAAAAATCAACGCTTGAAGTTGTTATGACCGTACTCCATGCTGGCGGTAAGTTTGGCGGCGGAGGATACAAGGTTTCTGGTGGTCTCCACGGTGTCGGCGTTTCCGTCGTTAATGCACTGTCTAGCAAAGTCGTCGTTCAGGTTAGACGTGACGGACAGATCTATCAACAGGAATACCAACGTGGTGTTCCACAATACGATATTAAAGTTGTCGGAGAAACCGATGATCACGGTACGACTGTAACCTTCCTGCCGGATCCGGAAATTTTCACGGAAACGACAGAGTATGATTACAATACGCTGCTTACCCGGGTTCGGGAACTAGCCTTCCTGAACAAAGGCATTGCGCTTACCCTAACCGATGAACGTACAGGTGCTTCTAACTATTTCAAATACGAAGGCGGGATCATTGAATACGTCAAGTACTTGAACGAGAAGAAGGAAGCTCTTCATGAGGAGCCGATCTACGTTGAAGGATCCCGTGACAGTATCCAGGTAGAAGTGTCCCTCCAGTATAACGACAGCTATACGGAGAACATTTATTCCTTTGCGAACAATATTAATACCCATGAGGGCGGTACGCACGAATCGGGTTTCAAGAGTGCGCTGACCCGTATCATAAATGACTATGCCCGCAAAACAGGCATGATCAAAGACAACAGCTCCAATCTGACGGGCGACGACGTCCGTGAAGGCTTGACTGCGATTATCTCAGTTAAAATTCCGGAACCGCAGTTTGAAGGCCAAACGAAGACGAAGCTTGGCAACAGTGAAGTCCGCGGAATTGTGGAATCCTTGTTCGCAGAGAAGCTACAGGAGTTCCTGCAAGAGAATCCTTCTGTTTCCCGCCGCATTCTGGAAAAGGGGCTATCTGCCTCCCGTGCCCGTGAAGCAGCACGCAAGGCGCGCGAGATGACACGCCGTAAGAGCGCGCTTGAAGTCAGTGCCCTTCCGGGCAAGCTGGCGGACTGCTCCTCCAAGGATGCATCCATCAGTGAGCTGTATATCGTCGAAGGTGATTCCGCCGGCGGTTCTGCTAAACAGGGCCGTGATCGTCATTTCCAGGCGATTCTGCCATTGCGAGGTAAGATTCTGAATGTAGAGAAGGCGCGGCTTGACCGCATTTTGTCCAACGCAGAGATCCGGGCAATTATTACAGCGCTGGGTACCAGTATTGGTGACGACTTTGATTTAAGCAAGGCCCGGTATCACAAGGTCATTATTATGACCGATGCCGATGTTGACGGTGCGCATATTCGTACGTTGCTGCTGACATTCTTCTACCGGTATATGCGGAAGATCGTGGAAGCAGGGTTTGTATATATCGCCCAGCCACCACTCTTTAAAGTGGAGCGCAACAAGGTGATCCGTTACGCAGGGACAGAGAAGGAACGCGATGAGATCATCAAGGAATTCGGCGAGAATGCGAAATTTAACGTTCAGCGTTATAAAGGTCTCGGCGAGATGAACGCATCACAGCTGTGGGAGACAACGATGGACCCGGAAAGCCGCACCATGCTGCAAGTAACGATCGAGGACGCTATTTTGGCAGACAGCATTTTTGACACGCTAATGGGCGATAATGTAGAACCGCGTCGTGATTTTATTCAGGAGCATGCGAAGCTCGTTCGTAACCTTGATGTGTAA
- the remB gene encoding extracellular matrix regulator RemB, which translates to MYIHLGGEKIIRSSELVGIFDVSIEKSSKISKQFVTYAQQHKVVEYIGEEDPKSIVVTKSIVYYSPISSATLKKRANIFVAYA; encoded by the coding sequence ATATATATTCATTTGGGTGGAGAAAAGATTATCCGTTCATCAGAGCTGGTTGGGATTTTTGATGTTTCCATTGAGAAATCTTCGAAAATTTCCAAGCAGTTTGTCACGTATGCGCAGCAGCATAAGGTAGTTGAGTATATCGGCGAAGAGGACCCCAAGTCCATCGTCGTGACGAAGAGCATCGTGTATTATTCCCCGATTTCTTCTGCAACCCTGAAGAAACGAGCAAACATATTTGTTGCTTATGCATAA
- the recF gene encoding DNA replication/repair protein RecF (All proteins in this family for which functions are known are DNA-binding proteins that assist the filamentation of RecA onto DNA for the initiation of recombination or recombinational repair.): MFVNNISLLHYRNYESLRLDSFGDVNLIIGQNAQGKTNLVEALFVLALTKSHRTSKDRELISFEAASSHISAEVEKKYGALKLELSLSSQGKKAKINGLEQRKLSDFIGSLNVVMFAPEDLEIVKGTPGVRRRFLDMEIGQVTPSYLFHLQQYQKVLLQRNNLLKTLWGKDASQQAMLDVWNIQLVEHGVKIVKKRKQFIKKLQKWAETIHQGITNGIEELRLQYLPSFADGEEEDEAVLFESFMIKLSQIKEQEIRRGMTLAGPHRDDLAFYINGKEVQTYGSQGQQRTTALSLKLAEIELIQEEIGEYPVLLLDDVLSELDPYRQTQLIETFQTKVQTFITATGIESLNTDKLKGASIFHVHSGEVDS; encoded by the coding sequence TTGTTTGTTAATAACATCAGCCTGCTTCACTACCGAAACTACGAATCACTGCGGCTGGACTCCTTCGGGGACGTAAATCTCATCATCGGACAAAATGCACAGGGCAAAACCAATTTGGTGGAAGCCCTGTTCGTTCTTGCGTTGACAAAAAGCCATCGCACGTCCAAAGACCGGGAATTGATCTCTTTTGAAGCAGCCAGCTCACATATATCGGCTGAAGTGGAGAAGAAATACGGTGCTCTGAAGTTGGAACTGTCCTTGTCATCACAAGGGAAGAAGGCTAAGATCAATGGGTTGGAGCAGCGGAAGCTGAGTGATTTTATCGGATCGCTGAATGTGGTTATGTTCGCGCCGGAAGATTTGGAGATCGTCAAAGGAACGCCGGGGGTCCGCCGCCGGTTTCTTGACATGGAAATCGGACAGGTAACCCCAAGCTACTTGTTCCACCTGCAGCAGTATCAGAAAGTACTGCTCCAGCGTAACAATTTGCTGAAGACGCTGTGGGGGAAAGATGCTTCACAACAGGCGATGCTGGACGTATGGAATATTCAGCTGGTAGAGCATGGTGTTAAAATCGTCAAGAAGAGGAAACAATTTATAAAAAAGCTGCAAAAGTGGGCAGAGACGATCCATCAGGGCATTACAAATGGGATCGAAGAGCTGCGATTGCAGTATCTTCCGTCGTTTGCGGACGGGGAGGAAGAAGATGAAGCTGTCTTATTTGAGTCATTTATGATAAAATTATCACAAATCAAAGAACAGGAAATACGGCGCGGTATGACTCTCGCAGGTCCTCATCGAGACGATCTGGCTTTTTATATAAACGGCAAAGAAGTGCAAACGTACGGATCACAGGGCCAGCAGCGGACGACCGCGCTGTCTCTTAAACTGGCGGAAATAGAGCTTATACAGGAGGAAATCGGAGAATACCCTGTGCTGCTCTTAGACGATGTACTCTCGGAACTCGATCCCTATCGTCAAACTCAGCTGATTGAAACATTCCAGACGAAGGTGCAGACATTCATCACGGCGACGGGAATTGAAAGTTTGAATACCGACAAATTGAAGGGTGCCAGCATTTTTCATGTCCATAGCGGAGAGGTAGACTCTTAA
- the yaaA gene encoding S4 domain-containing protein YaaA: MKQIVIHSEYIKLDSFLKLADCVSTGGMAKAVLQEGAVRVNDELEERRGRKLYPGDIIQVEDCGTFQVAAE, translated from the coding sequence ATGAAACAAATCGTTATCCACAGTGAATATATTAAGCTTGATTCGTTTTTGAAGCTGGCAGATTGCGTATCCACAGGCGGCATGGCGAAGGCTGTGTTGCAAGAAGGCGCGGTCCGGGTCAATGACGAGTTGGAAGAGCGGCGCGGACGCAAATTGTATCCCGGCGACATTATCCAGGTGGAGGACTGCGGTACCTTCCAGGTAGCCGCGGAGTAA
- the dnaN gene encoding DNA polymerase III subunit beta, with amino-acid sequence MKISILKNVLNESIQHVSKAISSRTTIPILSGIKLDVNHQGVTLTASDTDISIQSFIPAEDEKQTIVQVDQPGSVVLPAKFFVEIIKKLPSQEIQMEVKENFQTFIAAGATEIQMVGLDPEEFPVLPSIEGNQTVSLPGDLLKNMIKQTVFSISTHETTPILTGVLWNLADNELKFTATDRHRLATRSAQLEGTEDVKFSNVVIAGKTLNELSKIIPDQNTLVDIVVADNQVLFKIDRVLFYSRILDGIYPDTSRIIPTTHKTELILDTKKLSESIDRAYLLSKEEKTNIVRMQTMEHGGIEISSSSSELGKVREELELIDFKGESLRISFNSKYMLDVLKIIESEQLMIAFTGVMSPIILKPIDDSQSMYVILPYRTTN; translated from the coding sequence ATGAAAATCAGCATATTAAAAAATGTTTTGAACGAATCCATTCAACACGTATCAAAAGCTATTTCAAGCCGGACGACAATTCCGATTTTGAGCGGGATTAAATTAGACGTGAATCATCAAGGAGTGACATTAACCGCCAGCGATACCGACATTTCCATTCAGTCCTTTATTCCTGCGGAAGATGAGAAGCAAACTATTGTGCAGGTGGATCAGCCAGGGAGCGTCGTTTTGCCTGCTAAATTTTTCGTGGAAATCATCAAAAAGCTTCCTTCACAGGAAATCCAAATGGAGGTCAAAGAAAACTTCCAGACCTTTATTGCTGCAGGTGCTACCGAAATTCAAATGGTCGGCCTGGATCCGGAAGAGTTTCCGGTACTTCCAAGCATTGAAGGGAACCAGACAGTCTCTCTTCCTGGCGACCTGTTGAAAAACATGATCAAACAAACAGTATTCTCCATTTCCACTCATGAAACGACACCGATTTTGACGGGTGTGCTGTGGAACCTTGCAGATAATGAGCTGAAGTTTACCGCAACAGACCGTCACCGTCTGGCAACACGCTCTGCCCAGCTGGAAGGCACAGAAGATGTAAAATTCAGCAATGTTGTTATTGCCGGTAAAACATTGAATGAGTTGAGCAAAATCATTCCGGATCAAAACACACTTGTCGATATCGTTGTAGCGGACAATCAGGTTTTGTTCAAAATCGATCGTGTCCTGTTCTACTCCCGTATTTTGGACGGTATTTATCCGGATACTTCTAGAATTATTCCTACAACACACAAAACAGAACTAATTCTGGATACAAAAAAATTGAGTGAGTCCATCGATCGTGCTTATTTGCTCTCCAAAGAGGAAAAAACAAACATTGTGCGCATGCAGACGATGGAACACGGCGGAATCGAAATCAGCTCAAGCTCTTCTGAGCTCGGTAAAGTACGTGAAGAGCTGGAGCTAATTGATTTTAAAGGGGAATCGCTAAGAATCTCGTTTAACTCCAAATATATGCTGGATGTTTTAAAAATTATCGAAAGTGAGCAGCTGATGATTGCTTTCACCGGCGTGATGAGTCCGATTATTTTGAAGCCGATCGACGACAGTCAGAGTATGTATGTCATTTTACCTTACCGGACGACCAACTAA
- the dnaA gene encoding chromosomal replication initiator protein DnaA, with translation MDSHTSELWHQILSIIQTKLSKPSFDTWFKATKALTLNDHSVVISAPTTFAVEWLESRYTKLVSSTVYEVMGKQVDVRFVIEEIKTADPAPQQPSQPMQVSSDEIQSHMLNQKYTFDTFVIGSGNRFAHAASLAVAEAPAKAYNPLFLYGGVGLGKTHLMHAIGHYILEHNPSSKVVYISSEKFTNEFINSIRDNRAESFRNKYRNVDILLIDDIQFLAGKESTQEEFFHTFNALHEERKQIIISSDRPPKEIPTLEERLRSRFEWGLITDIQPPDLETRIAILRKKAKAENLDIPNEAMMYIANQIDTNIRELEGALIRVVAYSSLTNQDVTTHLAAEALKDIIPSSRPRMITIQDIQQKVGEYYNLRMEDFKARKRTKAVAFPRQIAMYLSRELTDYSLPKIGEAFGGRDHTTVIHAHEKITQSLKVDQELFKVVNNLTEKIKNPT, from the coding sequence TTGGACAGCCATACTTCCGAATTATGGCATCAAATTTTATCGATCATACAAACCAAGCTAAGCAAACCTAGTTTTGACACTTGGTTTAAAGCCACCAAAGCATTGACGCTGAACGATCACTCCGTTGTCATTTCCGCTCCTACGACTTTTGCCGTGGAATGGCTGGAAAGCAGATATACCAAATTGGTTAGCTCGACGGTGTACGAAGTCATGGGAAAGCAGGTTGACGTCCGGTTTGTCATTGAAGAGATAAAAACCGCCGACCCCGCCCCACAACAGCCGTCTCAACCTATGCAGGTATCCAGTGATGAAATTCAGTCACATATGCTTAATCAGAAATATACGTTCGACACCTTCGTCATTGGCTCGGGCAACCGATTCGCTCATGCTGCCTCGCTAGCTGTGGCCGAAGCTCCGGCGAAGGCTTACAACCCGCTGTTTCTTTACGGTGGCGTAGGACTTGGTAAAACGCATCTGATGCATGCGATCGGACACTATATTTTGGAGCATAATCCGAGCAGTAAAGTTGTGTACATCTCCTCCGAGAAGTTCACCAACGAGTTCATCAACTCCATCCGGGACAACCGGGCGGAAAGCTTCCGCAACAAATACCGGAACGTTGATATTCTGCTCATAGACGATATTCAGTTTCTGGCCGGTAAAGAGTCGACTCAGGAGGAATTTTTCCATACCTTCAATGCGCTGCATGAAGAACGGAAGCAAATCATCATCTCCAGTGACCGCCCGCCAAAAGAAATACCGACGCTTGAGGAACGGCTTCGCTCCCGCTTTGAATGGGGACTGATCACCGATATTCAGCCGCCGGATCTGGAAACACGGATCGCGATTCTTCGTAAAAAGGCCAAAGCCGAGAATCTCGATATCCCGAATGAAGCGATGATGTATATCGCCAATCAGATCGATACGAACATCCGCGAGCTGGAGGGCGCACTCATACGTGTCGTAGCCTACTCCTCACTCACGAACCAGGATGTAACGACTCATCTTGCTGCTGAAGCGCTGAAAGATATCATTCCTTCCAGCCGTCCAAGAATGATTACGATCCAGGACATTCAGCAAAAGGTCGGAGAGTACTACAACCTGCGTATGGAAGACTTCAAAGCTCGGAAAAGAACGAAAGCTGTCGCATTTCCGAGGCAGATTGCCATGTACTTGTCCCGCGAATTAACGGACTATTCCCTGCCCAAGATTGGTGAAGCCTTTGGAGGCCGTGACCATACAACGGTCATTCACGCCCACGAGAAAATAACCCAATCACTTAAAGTCGATCAGGAACTCTTCAAAGTTGTTAACAATCTCACGGAGAAAATCAAAAATCCAACCTGA
- the gntK gene encoding gluconokinase, which produces MDTLNYMIGVDIGTTSTKAVLFTEDGKIIAKSDGEYPLLTPAPSAAEQDPEEIFNTVISSVQGVMAGSGIHPDQVLFVSFSSAMHSVIAVDKNGNPLTHCITWADNRSAEWSARLKKDFGGHELYLRTGTPIHPMSPITKLMWLRHEQESLFNNAAKFISIKEYVYYKLFHQYVVDHSIASSTGLLNLNALSWDEEALKIAGITEDRLSTLVPTTHIMTGLDTGYAAAMGLSPSTPFVLGASDGVLSNLGVNAIEPGVVAATIGTSGAIRTVVDKPMTDPKGRIFCYALTENKWVIGGPVNNGGMIFRWVRDQFAASEVETAKRLGINPYDVLTKIAERVAPGSDGLLFHPYLTGERAPLWDPNARGSFFGLTLNHQKEHMIRSVLEGVIFNMYTVLLAMEEQMGCPSKIHATGGFARSPIWRQMMADIFNQQVIVPESYESSCLGAVVLGLYATGRAQSLDIVADMVGGTHEHQPIEQNAVIYKSLLPIYIRISRKLEEEYEAIAEFQRKFMKI; this is translated from the coding sequence ATGGATACGCTGAACTATATGATCGGTGTTGATATTGGAACAACCAGCACGAAAGCTGTGCTGTTTACAGAGGACGGGAAAATCATTGCCAAATCGGACGGTGAATATCCGCTCCTCACGCCTGCTCCCTCCGCTGCTGAGCAGGATCCTGAGGAAATATTTAATACGGTAATATCCTCGGTTCAAGGAGTTATGGCGGGTAGCGGCATCCATCCGGACCAGGTTCTGTTCGTCTCTTTCAGCTCGGCAATGCACAGTGTCATTGCGGTTGATAAGAACGGAAATCCGCTGACTCACTGTATTACTTGGGCTGATAACCGGAGTGCGGAATGGTCTGCCAGACTGAAAAAAGATTTTGGCGGGCATGAGTTGTACTTAAGAACCGGTACCCCAATCCATCCGATGTCTCCCATTACCAAACTTATGTGGCTGCGTCATGAACAGGAGTCATTGTTTAACAACGCAGCAAAATTCATTTCGATTAAAGAGTATGTATATTACAAATTGTTTCATCAATATGTCGTTGACCATTCGATCGCTTCGTCTACTGGCTTGTTAAACCTTAATGCGCTGAGTTGGGACGAAGAGGCTTTAAAGATCGCTGGAATTACAGAAGACCGCCTGTCGACCCTGGTACCTACCACACACATCATGACAGGGCTCGACACCGGTTATGCAGCCGCTATGGGCCTCTCTCCTTCCACTCCATTCGTGCTGGGAGCAAGTGACGGCGTGCTCTCCAATCTCGGTGTCAATGCTATTGAACCAGGTGTGGTCGCAGCTACAATCGGTACCAGCGGTGCCATTCGAACCGTTGTGGATAAACCAATGACGGATCCCAAAGGACGTATTTTTTGTTATGCACTGACGGAAAATAAATGGGTGATTGGCGGTCCGGTTAACAACGGCGGCATGATCTTCCGATGGGTCCGTGATCAGTTCGCCGCATCGGAGGTAGAGACGGCGAAGCGGCTCGGTATCAATCCATATGACGTCTTGACTAAGATTGCAGAGCGGGTCGCTCCCGGTTCAGACGGTCTTCTATTCCATCCTTACCTGACTGGAGAGCGTGCTCCGTTATGGGATCCGAATGCACGCGGTTCCTTCTTTGGCCTCACCTTAAACCATCAGAAGGAGCATATGATCCGCTCTGTGCTGGAAGGTGTTATTTTCAACATGTACACCGTACTGCTTGCGATGGAAGAGCAAATGGGATGTCCGTCCAAGATTCATGCGACTGGCGGTTTCGCCCGCTCTCCAATCTGGCGTCAGATGATGGCGGATATTTTCAATCAACAAGTTATCGTCCCTGAGAGCTACGAAAGCTCCTGTCTTGGAGCTGTTGTGCTTGGTCTTTATGCTACAGGCAGAGCCCAATCGCTTGATATCGTGGCCGATATGGTTGGCGGTACTCACGAGCATCAGCCGATTGAACAGAACGCTGTAATATATAAGAGCCTTCTGCCGATCTATATCCGAATCTCCCGCAAGCTGGAAGAAGAATACGAGGCGATTGCCGAGTTCCAGCGCAAATTTATGAAAATCTGA
- a CDS encoding GntP family permease: MSSLFGLSHNATLMFWTLITIVFLILLISKYKWNPFVTLLISALMLGLFTGMKPADVVTSITSGLGGTLGTIAIVIALGTMLGKMMAESGGAEQIANTLVDRFGEKRVHWAMMIVGFIVGLPVFFEVGVILLIPIVFTVARKTKMPLLQIGIPILAGLSTVHGLVPPHPAPMIAIDAYQADLGKTILYSFIIGIPTAIIAGPLFGKFIGKRIQTEPPAELAEQFSNKATRGLPGFGITLFTILLPVILMLIGSIADIVDPDASSSITLFCEFIGHEIIALLIAAVFSFFSLGFARGFNKHEISRFTSECLAPIATIVLIIGAGGAFKQVLINSGVGTAIAEIATGANINAILFAWLVAALIRVATGSATVAMTTAAGIVAPVLALTPGANVELVVLATGAGSIVLSHVNDAGFWMVKEFFNMTVPQTLKSWTVMETLLSVIGLVLTLTLNVFV, from the coding sequence ATGAGCTCACTTTTTGGTCTTAGCCATAATGCTACTTTAATGTTTTGGACTCTGATAACCATCGTTTTTCTGATCCTTCTGATCTCAAAGTATAAATGGAATCCCTTTGTTACCCTTCTGATTTCGGCCCTAATGCTCGGACTGTTCACTGGCATGAAGCCAGCCGATGTTGTTACCTCCATAACAAGCGGTTTAGGCGGCACATTGGGTACGATCGCAATCGTTATTGCCCTCGGAACCATGCTCGGTAAAATGATGGCCGAATCCGGTGGTGCCGAGCAAATCGCTAACACACTCGTTGACCGTTTTGGAGAAAAAAGAGTTCACTGGGCGATGATGATCGTCGGATTCATAGTAGGTCTTCCCGTGTTCTTTGAAGTCGGCGTCATTCTATTGATTCCGATTGTCTTTACCGTAGCCCGTAAAACAAAAATGCCGCTGCTTCAGATCGGAATTCCGATTCTTGCTGGTCTTTCCACTGTTCACGGCTTGGTTCCCCCGCATCCAGCTCCCATGATTGCAATTGATGCCTATCAGGCGGATCTTGGAAAAACTATATTGTATTCGTTCATCATTGGTATTCCGACGGCCATTATTGCCGGTCCGCTCTTTGGTAAATTCATCGGTAAACGTATTCAGACCGAACCGCCGGCAGAGCTGGCTGAACAATTCTCCAACAAAGCAACACGCGGGCTGCCCGGCTTTGGAATAACGCTGTTTACGATTTTGCTACCAGTCATTCTGATGCTTATCGGTTCCATTGCAGATATTGTCGATCCTGATGCATCCAGCAGCATCACTTTATTCTGTGAATTTATTGGGCATGAAATCATCGCGCTGTTGATCGCTGCAGTGTTCTCCTTTTTCTCGCTTGGATTTGCCCGCGGTTTCAACAAACACGAAATTTCCCGATTTACAAGCGAGTGTCTTGCACCTATAGCGACAATTGTCCTGATCATCGGCGCAGGCGGAGCATTCAAACAAGTACTTATCAACAGCGGTGTCGGTACGGCAATTGCGGAAATCGCCACAGGAGCCAACATTAACGCCATCTTGTTCGCCTGGCTTGTTGCTGCTCTGATCCGTGTTGCAACAGGTTCTGCTACGGTAGCCATGACAACGGCAGCCGGGATTGTAGCACCAGTACTCGCTCTGACACCAGGTGCCAATGTGGAACTGGTCGTTTTGGCAACAGGAGCAGGCTCCATCGTATTGTCACACGTAAATGACGCTGGCTTTTGGATGGTTAAAGAGTTTTTCAACATGACTGTGCCGCAGACGCTGAAATCCTGGACCGTTATGGAAACCCTTTTGTCAGTCATCGGACTTGTGCTCACTCTCACCTTGAACGTTTTTGTATAA
- a CDS encoding GntR family transcriptional regulator: MKYPTSWLQGVSLGEAITSELRLQIISGAIKPGEVLSENRIASDFGTSRSPVREAMKTLSNEGLIRLERMGAVVIGLSLKDMEELYDVRFLIESFVQGRVFLNPHPDLIRSLEQIIDRMKLAAKHRDSVDFSYQDLAFHERIITEANHKRILHLWKSIRPIVMTVMLITTEQIFSGGESKISYVIQKHVKLVQEMNSLDPQRIQLAVQHYFDDSRTTLYHSFPKG, translated from the coding sequence ATGAAATATCCTACATCTTGGCTTCAGGGAGTCTCCCTTGGGGAGGCCATTACAAGTGAATTACGCCTTCAGATCATAAGCGGAGCCATTAAACCAGGCGAAGTTTTGTCTGAAAACCGAATTGCAAGCGATTTCGGAACCAGCCGTTCTCCCGTTAGGGAAGCAATGAAAACGCTATCGAATGAAGGTCTGATCCGGTTGGAACGCATGGGCGCTGTCGTTATCGGTTTATCTTTAAAAGATATGGAAGAACTTTACGATGTCCGTTTTCTCATAGAAAGTTTTGTTCAGGGCCGTGTATTTCTAAATCCTCATCCGGATTTAATACGCAGCCTTGAGCAGATCATAGACCGGATGAAGCTGGCAGCCAAACACCGCGATTCCGTTGACTTTTCTTATCAAGACTTGGCTTTCCATGAAAGAATCATTACAGAGGCCAATCATAAACGCATCCTCCATTTATGGAAAAGCATCCGTCCGATCGTCATGACCGTTATGCTCATCACAACAGAGCAGATATTCAGCGGCGGAGAATCCAAAATCAGTTATGTGATACAGAAACACGTCAAACTGGTACAAGAGATGAATTCTTTGGATCCGCAGCGAATTCAATTGGCGGTTCAGCATTATTTTGACGATTCCCGTACGACCCTGTACCACAGCTTCCCTAAGGGATAG
- the gnd gene encoding phosphogluconate dehydrogenase (NAD(+)-dependent, decarboxylating) has translation MKIGLIGLGKMGFNLMQNLVRHNHQVAAYDVNPELVQQSAEHGAEGASSLEDMVAKLPAPRIVWMMVPAGAIVESVIESITPLLQAGDILIDGGNSHYKESITRAEKLAAQGIHYFDAGTSGGMEGAHNGGCFMIGGNPDVFPIIEPLFKDMAVENGYLYAGPNGSGHFLKMVHNGIEYGMMQSIAEGFEVLEKSSFNYNFEDVARVWSNGSVIRSWLMELTQNAFSKDPKLEGIKGVMKSSGEGKWTVETALDLQASAPVIAMSLFMRYRSMENDTFHGKVVAALRNEFGGHAVEKSE, from the coding sequence ATGAAAATCGGTCTGATCGGCCTCGGCAAAATGGGTTTTAACCTCATGCAAAACCTGGTACGTCATAATCATCAGGTAGCAGCGTATGATGTAAACCCTGAACTGGTTCAGCAATCAGCAGAACATGGAGCTGAGGGAGCATCTTCCTTGGAGGACATGGTGGCCAAGCTTCCAGCCCCCCGGATTGTGTGGATGATGGTGCCTGCGGGAGCTATTGTCGAGTCTGTAATCGAATCCATTACTCCTCTGCTTCAGGCTGGAGATATATTGATTGACGGCGGGAACTCACATTACAAAGAATCCATCACCCGTGCAGAGAAACTTGCAGCTCAAGGTATTCATTATTTTGACGCTGGCACTTCCGGCGGTATGGAGGGAGCTCATAACGGAGGATGCTTTATGATTGGCGGCAATCCGGATGTATTCCCTATCATTGAGCCTCTATTTAAAGACATGGCAGTCGAAAACGGCTATTTGTATGCCGGTCCAAACGGCAGCGGTCACTTTTTGAAAATGGTACACAACGGAATCGAGTACGGCATGATGCAATCCATTGCCGAAGGGTTCGAAGTACTTGAAAAAAGCAGCTTCAACTATAACTTTGAAGATGTCGCACGTGTCTGGTCCAACGGTTCAGTCATCCGCAGCTGGCTAATGGAACTGACCCAGAACGCTTTTTCGAAAGATCCAAAGCTTGAAGGTATTAAAGGTGTTATGAAATCTTCCGGTGAAGGCAAATGGACCGTGGAGACAGCACTTGATCTGCAGGCTAGCGCACCAGTTATTGCTATGTCATTGTTTATGCGCTACCGCTCCATGGAAAATGATACATTCCATGGAAAAGTCGTAGCAGCACTCCGCAATGAATTTGGCGGCCATGCTGTTGAAAAGTCAGAGTAA